In Triplophysa rosa linkage group LG7, Trosa_1v2, whole genome shotgun sequence, the following proteins share a genomic window:
- the LOC130556807 gene encoding uncharacterized protein LOC130556807 isoform X3, whose protein sequence is MNFTPAPAHPRRKARARTGAMTQPPPPVFEIPTRNRFAALCETECNAVVIGDSIVQNVRASSTKGKVRTHCFPGARVLDVSAQVPAILKDDANVGAVVLHAGVNDVRMRQSEILKRDFRSLVETVCNASPTRRIIVSGPLPTYRRGNEKFSRLFALNKWLMSWCIEQKLLFVDNFDLFWERPRLFRPDGLHPSSIGADLLSDNISKTLRTA, encoded by the coding sequence atgaacttcactcctgcaccggcacacccacggcgaaaggcgcgagccaggactggagcgatgacccaaccgccgccaccggtcttcgagatcccgaccaggaaccgctttgccgccctctgcgagacggaatgcaacgctgtggtcatcggagactcaatcgtccagaacgtacgcgcttcctccactaaaggtaaggtgcgcactcattgttttcctggcgcccgtgttcttgatgtctctgcgcaggtacctgcgatcctgaaggacgatgctaacgtcggagctgtcgtgctgcacgcgggggtgaatgacgtcaggatgcggcagtcggagatcctgaagagggacttcaggagtctggtCGAGACGGTatgcaacgcatcgcccacaaggaggatcatcgtatcagggccgcttcctacctaccgacgagggaatgaaaagttcagtagactatttgctctaaataaatggttgatgtcatggtgtattgaacagaagctgctctttgttgataattttgatctgttctgggagcgacctaggctcttccgccctgacggcctgcatcccagcagcatcggagcggatcttctgtctgacaacatctcaaagacgcttcgcaccgcttga
- the LOC130556809 gene encoding uncharacterized protein LOC130556809 isoform X1 produces MSLCLFQSHEKKKIIKKMEREVTVRKLRELEASNPAIPTVTLTDEPQGNSGNPIAPETLTPSFNAHPSSPAVPATPSFSPSLTPEPARPSISPPGSALPAMPASPSFKPSPPPIFPPSPDATVHGGGFFSLLLFSEEELDMLENLDIPTISHQEEEAIRDAMSRCSIVFSMLLRWKKVSNLTNSSFFFLTAQTVTTSWISGSAS; encoded by the exons ATGTCACTCTGTCTTTTTCAGTCAcatgagaagaaaaaaataattaaaaaaatggagAGAGAGGTCACCGTGCGGAAGTTGCGAGAGCTGGAGGCCAGCAACCCTGCCATCCCCACGGTGACCCTGACGGATGAGCCGCAGGGCAATTCAG GAAACCCCATCGCTCCTGAGACCCTTACCCCCAGCTTCAACGCCCACCCTTCTTCCCCGGCTGTGCCTGCCACCCCTTCCTTCAGCCCCTCTCTTACTCCTGAACCCGCACGTCCCAGCATCAGCCCTCCTGGCAGTGCCCTCCCTGCCATGCCAGCCAGCCCTTCCTTTAAGCCTTCCCCCCCACCCATCTTCCCTCCCTCTCCTGACGCTACAGTCCACGGAGGAGGCTTCTTCAGTCTCCTCCTATTTAGCGAGGAGGAACTGGATATGCTGGAGAACCTGG ACATTCCCACCATCAGCCATCAGGAGGAAGAGGCCATCCGTGATGCGATGAGTAGGTGTTCAATTGTGTTTTCGATGCTTCTACGGTGGAAAAAAGTCAGCAATTTAACGAACTCTTCCTTTTTCTTTCTGACGGCACAGACTGTCACAACATCATGGATCTCGGGTTCAGCATCTTGA
- the LOC130556809 gene encoding uncharacterized protein LOC130556809 isoform X2, which yields MEREVTVRKLRELEASNPAIPTVTLTDEPQGNSGNPIAPETLTPSFNAHPSSPAVPATPSFSPSLTPEPARPSISPPGSALPAMPASPSFKPSPPPIFPPSPDATVHGGGFFSLLLFSEEELDMLENLDIPTISHQEEEAIRDAMSRCSIVFSMLLRWKKVSNLTNSSFFFLTAQTVTTSWISGSAS from the exons atggagAGAGAGGTCACCGTGCGGAAGTTGCGAGAGCTGGAGGCCAGCAACCCTGCCATCCCCACGGTGACCCTGACGGATGAGCCGCAGGGCAATTCAG GAAACCCCATCGCTCCTGAGACCCTTACCCCCAGCTTCAACGCCCACCCTTCTTCCCCGGCTGTGCCTGCCACCCCTTCCTTCAGCCCCTCTCTTACTCCTGAACCCGCACGTCCCAGCATCAGCCCTCCTGGCAGTGCCCTCCCTGCCATGCCAGCCAGCCCTTCCTTTAAGCCTTCCCCCCCACCCATCTTCCCTCCCTCTCCTGACGCTACAGTCCACGGAGGAGGCTTCTTCAGTCTCCTCCTATTTAGCGAGGAGGAACTGGATATGCTGGAGAACCTGG ACATTCCCACCATCAGCCATCAGGAGGAAGAGGCCATCCGTGATGCGATGAGTAGGTGTTCAATTGTGTTTTCGATGCTTCTACGGTGGAAAAAAGTCAGCAATTTAACGAACTCTTCCTTTTTCTTTCTGACGGCACAGACTGTCACAACATCATGGATCTCGGGTTCAGCATCTTGA